CTGTTCCGGGAACCCGGTCGGAATACAGCGACTTCGGGTACATCCTGGCGGGATGGATCCTGGAGTCTGTCGGTCAAAAACCTCTCGACTGCCTGTTTGAAGAGTATATCCGGATCCCTCTTGGCATTTCCGACGCGGGATTTACCCCTGTCGCTCCGGGATCTCCGCTTGAAAAACGGTCTTTTGCCGCCACGGAAGCTCCGGAAGAGGGAAGTGCCCCGCTGGCCGGCATTGTCCACGACGAACATGCCCGACTTCTGGGAGGAGTCTCCGGACACGCCGGCTTGTTTGGCACGGCCAAAGCCGTCTGGGAACTCTCGAAACCGTGGTTCGGAGAAGGGGATCTCTTTCCGCGCGGTTGGCTCGACCGTTTCCGGACGCGCCAGGATGGATCACCCTGGACTCTCGGATGGGACACACCGACAGCCGGTTCCTCTTCGGGGACACGATTTTCATCGTTTTCGATCGGGCACCTGGGGTATACCGGAACCTCCGTCTGGATAGATCTCGATCGCCAGATCATCATAATCCTTTTGACCCACCGGGTGCACCCCACGAGAACAAACAACCGGATCCGGGAATTCCGCCCCCGCTTTCACAACCGGATCATGGAAGATGTCTTTTCCGAACGGTCCTGATCCTTGACCGGAAAAAAGACGCGGAACCCCTCCTGAAAAATCCCGTCCTGCGGATCCTGCTGGGGGAATCGCCAGATTCCCGAAACAACGCGCACGAGGTCCAGCGCCCAGTCCGTTTTCCGGAGGACCGGACGATCCAGAAGGGACCGTCCCGGACGGGTGCCCGCTTCCAGGATACGCACCCCTCCGGCGAGAACCAGCGCAATTTCCAGGGAAAGCCGTCCCGACAGTCTTGCAGGAAGCTCCCTCCCCGCCATGAAGAGACCCATCGTATAGGCGCGAAGCCGTCTTTTCAGTGCTTCGTGCCTCTCGTCCACCCCTTCGTAAAGAGAGATCTCGTCGAGCCCGCAGGCGGAGAGTTCCGACAGCGGGACATAAATCCTCCCCTTTTCCCGGTCGATGCCGATATCCTGCCAGAAATTGGCCAGCTGCAGAGCCGAGCAGATCGCGTCCGACATCGCAAGACGCCCCTCGTCGCGGTACCCGTGAATCCAGAGGAGAAGCCGTCCGACGGGGTTTGCCGATAAACGGGAGTAGGTCATCAGATCGGAAAAGGTAGGATGCCGGACAATGGTCCTGTCCCGTTCGAACGCCATGATCAGGTTGTCCAGCCACTGGACAGGGATCTCAAACCGTTCGATCACGTCCCGGAGGGCCCGGAACACAAAATGGTCGACGGGGCCTTTCACACTCGCGTAAAGAAGATCCCTCCATCCGGAAAGAAGCTCCAGGGAACGGACCGTATCGGGCTCTTCGTCACCAAAGTCGTCCGCGCATCGGGCAAAGGCATAGATGACCGCAATGGCGGGCCGGGTTTTTGCCGGAAGCAAAACGGAAGCCACCGGAAAGTTCTCGTAATGGGAGCGGGTCAATACCATACATTGACGATAGGACTCTTCCAGGGTGATCAAGACGGCTCCCCTTTATCAGGCTGGTATTTCCGGTCTTCCCGCGATCGTCTCTCCAGACGCTTCTCCACTTCGAATGCCGCCTGAAATCCGGCACGGACAGCACCTTCCATCGTCGCCGGAAGTCCCGTATCCTGCATGTCACCGGCAATCCAGAGATTGTCGAGGAAAGAGTGCGCCAACGGACGCCACATCCCCTGCCCCGGGCAAAAAACCGGAGTCGCGAAGCGCTCCCGGATCACCCGGGCGAAGACAAGTTTTTTCCCCGGATTTCCCGGAGACAGCCGCAAAACGGTTTTCCGGGCTTTTTCGATCAGCGCGCCATCCTCTTCCTCAAGACTCTCCCTGGCACCCGAGACAACGCAAGAAATCATCCGGCCCGGATAGAAATCCCCGAGGGGGCCGGAATAACTGAAGTCGGCCAGTTTTTTATCCGGGAGAACCGCCGGAAGCGCCCGGCCCATCATGTAATCCCGATTGAACACCCAATGCATTTCGTGCTCGGAAAACCCCGTCATCATCGGAACAGGAACCGGCTCCTGAAACCAGAGATGCACGGAAAGAATGGGGGAGGGTCTGGACAGTCTCACGATGTTCTGAATCATCGGGTTGTTCATTTCCGTCGACGGAAAAAGCTCTTCGAAGGACCACGGAGGTACGGTGACAATGACATGATCTTCCGGTCCGAGCATCCGGATGTCTTTTCCGATCTGCATTCCGGTCAGGCGGTTCTGGTGAACGAGGAAGCGGGAGACCGGCGTCCGGCATCGGATATCGACCCCGCGTCGGGTCAGAAGTCTCATGGCGGGATCGCCGATGAGCTCCGACAAGGGGACAGTATTGTATCCCAGCGTTTTTGGACCACCGTCCGAAAAAAGGGATTCCCGCAAGACCGATACGAGGAGCGATGCGCTGACCTGATCGGAGGGCAGATTGGTGGCAGACACGATCAGAAGCTCCCAGAATTTGTCGATCGCTTCGGCCGTCTGTCCGTTGTTCCGGAGAAATGTCCGGGCATCCATGTGATCGACAGAAGATTCCCTCTCTGGCAAGGCCCGGGCAATCTTGAGCATCGACAGACGCGAGAGGAAGGAGAGCCCCGGAAACATCAGGATCCCCGACAGGAGTCCCAGTTGTCCATTGTGGAGAGGCAGTTCGAGAAAAGACAGCTTTTCTTTCCGGTCCATCATATAGAGGGAGAGAGGGTCGAGAAACGTGAGACGGTTTTCTGTGCCGAGAACCTTCAGGAGAGAACGTGTCGCGACATAGGCATCCATAAACAGGTGCTGGCCGGTATCGTGCACTTGTCCGTCATGGCTTTCCCGATAAGAGGAGGTTCGCCCTCCCAGACGGGGACGGGCTTCCAGAAGTACGACTTTCCGGGGGCGCCCCTCGCCCCGGGACAGGACTTCGGCTGCAGCAATGCCGGACAGACCGCCGCCAACGATATACAGAACCGGAGGTGCGTCAGCCATGGTGATCTTCGCGGGAAGAAGAAAGCTTGCTTGTCCCCTCCGGAAAAGAGGCCGTCCAGAAACGGAGCAGGAGCCATCCCTTCAAAAGAGGAGACAGGCGGATCCGATGCCGGTAGACATCAAACCCGGACAACCGGATTTTCCGGTGAATTTCCCGATAAAACACTTCCATGACCCGTGCGGCTTTCATGATCTTCCACTTCTTTCTGTCGGACAAAAGCGCGACCGCTCGCCGATAGTCGTCGTCCGCCCGCATCCAGATTTCCTCGAGAAGTCGCAGGAAGCCCGGGTGAAGACGACCTTCCAGCACATCCCTGTCCGAGACACCATAGGCCTGCATCCTGTCTGCCGGGAGGTAAATGCGGTTTCGCCGGGCATCGCTCTTCAAATCCCGAAGAATGTTTGTCAGCTGGAACGCCTCTCCCAGGGAATCGGCATACTCTCCGAGTTCCTCGATCTCGCCGCCGAAGATCGGTATGCAGGCGCGACCCACGGCACCGGCGGCCAGGTAGCAATAACGACGGAGCGCTTCGATATCCGGAATCCGGACAGGGCGGAGATCCGTCTCCATGCCGTCAAGAATGTCCCGGAAAAGAGACAGGGGGATGCGTCGGCGATGGACAAGGTCCCGAAGATCATGGCCGAGCGGGTGGGGGAAAGCCTCCGAAAGGGTTTCCCCGGAAAAGAACTCTCTCCATAGCAGGAGCCGCTCTTCCGCAAGCGACTTGTCCGGGGTTTCGTCGACGATATCGTCGACAACCCGGCAAAACAGGTAAAACGTCGCCAGGTCATTCCGGGCCTCCGGATCAAGGAAGAAGAAGGACACGGAAAAGGTGCTTTCCCGAATTCCTTTTCGGGCCTTTTCAAATCCGTCCAGATCCAGAACCGGGCTGTCGGAAGGAAGGGATTTTCTGGTGATCCGGTCATTTTGGGGGAGTTCTGCCCTGACATCCATTATCCGCGAATGCTAGCATGATGCCGGCTTTCCTGACAAACCGGGAGACTCTCCGGGCTGGAGGGAAGACAGGGGGATCTGATAAGATAGAAAAGGACTTTTCCCAAACCAAGGAGCCAAGGATGCAGATCGCTCACCAGAATTGGCCAGCCGTCGAACACTATCTGACCACGCGTTCCGTGCTCCTGATCCCGATCGGAAGCACCGAACAGCATGGACCCAACGGGCTGATCGGAACAGACCATCTCGTCGCCGAATCCCTTGCCCGATCCGTCGGAGAAGAGATGGGAATACTTGTCGCCCCACCCTGGCCTATGGAATGTCTCACCACCACCTGGCGTTTCCCGGATCGGCCTCTCTTTCCCCGGAAACACTGATTCGGGTGATTCGGGATGTCGTGACCAGCTTCGCCCGGAACGGGTTCTCCCGATTTTTCTTCATCAACGGACACGGCGGAAACGTCAGTTCGATCCAGGCGGCCTTTTCGGACATCCTTCTGGACCATCCCTCCCTCCGTCTCCAGCTCGCTTCCTGGTGGCTGATGCCGGAAGTCACAGACCAGGAAAAGATTTTTTTCGGAACGGAAAACGGTCATCATGCCACCTGCGGGGAGGTCGCCGTCACCTGGCACCTCTATCCCGAGGACGAAACCCCCATTGCTCCGGGCGTTGCTCCGGATCCGGAAACGGAATGGCCGGTTGGACCGGAACGTTACCGCACCCTGTTCCCCGACGGACGGATGGGATCCAACCCGTCCCTCTCCTCCGGCGAAAAGGGGAAGGTCCTCTTCGAGATTGCCCGGAAGGCGCTGGTTGAGCGGATCCGGAAATTCCTGTCCCGCGACGGGGCCGACGTCCGGACGGGAGACGGGAAATGACCGGCAGGACCGGATCATGATCATTGTCGTCGCCAACCAGAAGGGCGGTTGCGGAAAAACGACGACCGCCGTCAATCTGGCGGGAGCCCTTGCCGCCCGCGGAAAAGACGTGATTTTAGTCGATGCCGATCCTCAAGGCTCCGCCATGAAATGGAGGTCGCTGGCAAACGGGACGTTTCCCCTCCCCGTCGTCTCCATTCCGAAACCGGTGCTGGATCAGGACCTTCCCCAGCTGGACAGGAAATACGATTACGTTGTTGCCGATACCCCTCCGGGGATGGAGGAAATCACCCGGAGCGCCCTTGTCTGCGCCCACACGGCGATCATCCCCATGCAACCCAGTCCGCTTGACCTGTGGTCCGGGACCGATATCGTGGGCCTGATACGAAGGGCGGAAATCCTGAACCCCCACCTGCGGACATGGCTTCTCCTGAACAGAAAAATCCAGGGGACCCGACTGGGCAAGGAATCTTTCGAGGCCCTGAAGGAATTTCCCTACCCCATTCTCAAAACGGAAATCCACCAACGCATCCTCCTGGCCGAAGCCATCATGCACGGCCAGACCATTACCCAGGTCGCACCGGACAGTCCTTCGGCCAGAGAATTTCGCGCGCTGTCCGTCGAGATCGTGCCGGAGGCGTAGTCATGAAACCACGTCCGACCCTGAAGGACGTCCTCCGTACGTCGGAGGTGGAGTCCTTTATCCGGGAGGGAAAAACTCCCTCTCTCCCCGAAGCGCCGGATCCCGATACCGTCAAGATCACGCTCGCCCTTCCCCGGGAACTCCACGACGCTCTTCTGGTCGTCCTGGAATCGCGCTCCCTGACCCTCGACCAGGCTCTCCGGGAAATGCTGGTCGAATACATCATGAAAGACTGGGAATGGACGGAGGAATCGCCATCAGGCCCCTCCTGAAACCGGATGCCCCGCTCAAACCCGGCGACCGGCTGACCCTTGTCGCGTCCAGTTTACACGGTGTCCCGGAAAGCTACCCGGAAGGATTGGCCCGTCTTCGAAGCAAGGGCCTTGAAATCACCAACGGCGATCCGGAAGGCCCCCCCTGCGGCCCCTTTTCCGCCGACGACCGGACCCGGGCGGAACGCTTTATCGGTGCCCTTTCAGAGGAGGGGTCCCGCGCTGTCATGGCTTTGCGGGGAGGATACGGGGCCATCCGCCTGCTCCCCCACCTGGACACTCTTCCCTGGAGATCTCCCCGTTTTCCCATATGGACGGGATTTTCGGACGCGACCAACCTCCACGCCTATCTCTGGCATCGCCTGAACGCGGTCACCTTCCATGGACCCCATCCCCGAGGGCTTGGTGCTTCGGAAGAAAGCTTCAACTGGTATTGGGAGATGGTCTCCGGGAAGGTCAAAGCCGGAGATTTCCTTCCCCTCGGACAGGCGGATGTCGTTCGCCCCGGGGAGGCCCGGGGACGTCTTCTGGGGGGGAATCTCGAAACGCTGGCGCATCTTTCCGGAACACCCTGGTTTCCGGACTTCGACGGCGCCATTCTTCTTCTGGAAGATGTCGACGAACCGATGTACGCGATCGACCGGGCGTTGAGACACCTGTCCCATCTGGGAGTCTTCTCAAAAATTGCGGGGCTCGTGCTGGGGCCTTTTTCCGGTCGCCCGGCCCGGAAGGACGACCCCGCCGGAGACGTCGCCGAACTGCTGGAGCCCTTGTGTCCGTCGGGGATTCCGGTTCTGAAAACCCCTCTGCCCGGCCACGACCTTCCCATGGCGACATGGCCTCTCAATCTCCCTGTCCGGATGACCGTGCCTTCCTCCGGACAGCCTTCCCTCATGCTTCTGGAATCCCCTTTTCAGGAAGGGTAGCCGCTCAGGGAACTTCTTCCTTTCTTCCTGCGGACGTCCCGACCCCGGCCCCCATCAGGGAAATGATCCGTCCTCCCGGCAAAAGCAGCGTATGCTTTCTGTCCAGGGGATGAACCAGGACACTCTTTGCGCGCATGTTGACCAGATCGATCGATCCGATCAGATTTCCGATCGTCAGCATTCCATGCCGGTAGGCAACCTGTGCGGGATCGAGGCCGACCTCCCGGGCATCGTTTGGCACCGTCCCGACAAGGGGCGAGCGGCCCGAGTTTCCGGCCACGAGAACAATGCGCCCCGGCAGGAGGGTAATGGCCGCACGACTCGACAGGGTCGACGGGAAGGGGAGAAAGATCGGCTTCCGGCTCACGTTCATGGCAAGGATCCGTCCGGCTCCCATCGAATGGTCCTCATCGGCGAGATACAGGAGACCCTTCTGGCTGATCGCCAGGCTCTTGGGCCGGATACTCACCCAGGCGGCCGGCTCGGAGTGCTGACCGACAACATCGTTTCCGTTTCCCGAAATTGCCACGATCTCCCCGGGATCCAGGCTGTGGACCTGATTGGGGTCCCGCGCATCCGCCGCGACCTGCAAATGGTCCTGGGAAATATTGATCTCGTCGATGGTTCCATTCGAGTCGGCCAGAAAGAGGTGATGGTTGTGAACGGCAATCGACGTCGGTGAAAGAGAGACATCCAGAGCGGAACGCGGAACGCCGTCGACTTCCGCCTTCTCCTCCCCCAACCCGGCCACGGCGACGATCATGCCTGTCGTGACCTTGACCCAGCGTAACTCCCCGTCGTGCGAAACGGGAATCATCACGGGAGAGGGCGACTGGTTCAGAAAGTAAATCCGTCCGGACTCTCCCGCGATATAGATGCGGCCCCTGTCCTGCGTCACGGCCACCGGACTGATCCGGCAGGCGAACGCATCCACCGGTGTATCGCCAGGCTGCTTGTCGCCTCCGCCAGCAATCACGGAGAGCATCCCGGGCTTCAGAATCATCGGAGCCGCCAGGCCCAGTTTCCCGCTGGGGAGACCGGAGCGCTGAATCATGCGGGTGACATGACCCCGCAGGGCTCCCGTATTGCCCAGAGGAGGAACTTCAAAAATCTGGCGATCCGAAAGGGAAAGATTGATGGCGTCGATCGTTCCGTTGCCGTCCGCCACAAAAACAAGACCTTCCGAGCTGGAGAGGCCGAGAGGACTGAGCCCGACCTGATGTGCGGGGGCGGGAACAATGCTCGGGAGAGGAGAGGTATGGCTGTTTCCGGCAACCACCACCGCCTGCCCCGGAAGCAGGTTGATCGTGCCGTTGTCGGCACGCGGAAGAAGGATGGGTTCTCCCGTGATGTTGAGCACGATAATGTTGTGGCGTGCATCGGACAGCAGGACCGCTTTCCCGAGGAACCCGAGAGCGACTGTTTCGACATCCAGCTGGTTCGCATACTGGGGTGTTTCACTCGGATAAAAAAGACGCGATCGGGAATCGGCCCTTGAAGCCGAAACCCCGTCCAGGAGAAACACGCCCCCGACAAAAACGCCAACACCAACCGCATCCATTTTCTTGTTGGGTCGCAAACCGACCGGTTCATTCTTTTACCTGCCTTTTCCATCTCGATCTTTTCCCTCCCGGTCTTCTCGGCCCGGACGATCTACTCCGCAGATCTCACAGATCCGGTTGTTCTGGATTACAATGGCCCGGATTCTTCCGAATACCACCTCCCAATCGGACAGGAGTCCATTGTATGGAACGCTCCCTTTCAAAATCCATCCGGATCTTTTTCCTGGCCACAGGCCTCGTCGTTCTGTCCAGCATTTTGATCATCGCCTTCCGTGTTTCCGGACCCCACTCCAAACTCGAAGGAGATTCTCTGCCCAAGGCCATCGCCAGCCTCCAGGGAAGAATGCAACAGAAGATCGAAGCATTGAATCACCTTCTCATGAGCCAGAATGGTCTGAAAGGACCTCTGTTTCTTTCCGGTTCGGTCCGGTACGAGGGGCAGGTCTTTCAGGCGACTGTCAGTTCCGAATGGGACACCCTCCCCCTTCGCACCAAAAAACTCGTCCTGAAAACCGTCCTCGAAAATTACCGGAACTCCCGTCAGCAACGCCTGAAACAACCGGGAGAACCGACGATTATCTTCCGGGAGAACGACAAAAAAGTCGCTGTCCACACCATTTTGGAAGACATCATTCGCTAGAATCTCCCTGTCCGGATCCGGGAAACACCAGCTGACGGTTGCGTGCATCGACAACCATCGGCAGGTCGATGTAACGCTGGGTAAAGGCCCAGAACTGTTCGGGAGGGGACGGCGTCTCCGGCATCAGTCTGGGAAGCCAGGCTGCCCGCAGAACGGGAGCCTGGTGCTTGTCCCGGAAGACGACTGCCATGCGGATTCCTCCGTTGTCTTTCGGGGAAAGATCGAACACCACAGTCTCGACAGTCTCCAGTTTGCAATGAAGATGCCAGTCCTCCCGTTCGATCGTCAGGGATGTTCCGGTGACCTCCACCTTCCTCGCCTCACCCCCATACAGCTCGGCGACACCCCCGGGGGAGCGCACCGAAAAAAGGCACATGCCTGTACGGAACATTTCGAGGATCATTTGGCCAATGCGATCCGTGATACCGGGTTCCACAGTCTCTCTCCCTCTGTTTGCCATTTATGAACGTTTTCCAGTATAGTTGTCCGGTTTACTTACGATCGCTCTCTCGATGGTCCCATCGTCTAGTGGCCCAGGACGCTGGCCTCTCACGCCGGAAACACGGGTTCGAAACCCGTTGGGACCACCACCCCATCAACGGGATCCCGGACATTTGCAGACAACTCTCTTCATGTTTTTTCCGAACTCCCCCAAACGATGAACCTGTCTCCGGCCTTTCTTCCGGAAGGGATTCTTTTTGACCTCGACGGCACTCTCGTCGACTCTTTT
The sequence above is drawn from the Leptospirillum ferriphilum ML-04 genome and encodes:
- a CDS encoding serine hydrolase domain-containing protein, with product MTIAGMMGDAVREGVFPGGVSLWGTSRTILGEVAVGKTRIDLPESAPVTSETVFDLASLTKPLVTASLSLLLASKGMLDIDAPLSEYLPDTRKTALEGVAFHRLLSHSSGLVGWAPLFRKCVPESARECLKKEILALPLSSVPGTRSEYSDFGYILAGWILESVGQKPLDCLFEEYIRIPLGISDAGFTPVAPGSPLEKRSFAATEAPEEGSAPLAGIVHDEHARLLGGVSGHAGLFGTAKAVWELSKPWFGEGDLFPRGWLDRFRTRQDGSPWTLGWDTPTAGSSSGTRFSSFSIGHLGYTGTSVWIDLDRQIIIILLTHRVHPTRTNNRIREFRPRFHNRIMEDVFSERS
- a CDS encoding squalene/phytoene synthase family protein; the encoded protein is MITLEESYRQCMVLTRSHYENFPVASVLLPAKTRPAIAVIYAFARCADDFGDEEPDTVRSLELLSGWRDLLYASVKGPVDHFVFRALRDVIERFEIPVQWLDNLIMAFERDRTIVRHPTFSDLMTYSRLSANPVGRLLLWIHGYRDEGRLAMSDAICSALQLANFWQDIGIDREKGRIYVPLSELSACGLDEISLYEGVDERHEALKRRLRAYTMGLFMAGRELPARLSGRLSLEIALVLAGGVRILEAGTRPGRSLLDRPVLRKTDWALDLVRVVSGIWRFPQQDPQDGIFQEGFRVFFPVKDQDRSEKTSSMIRL
- the hpnE gene encoding hydroxysqualene dehydroxylase HpnE; its protein translation is MADAPPVLYIVGGGLSGIAAAEVLSRGEGRPRKVVLLEARPRLGGRTSSYRESHDGQVHDTGQHLFMDAYVATRSLLKVLGTENRLTFLDPLSLYMMDRKEKLSFLELPLHNGQLGLLSGILMFPGLSFLSRLSMLKIARALPERESSVDHMDARTFLRNNGQTAEAIDKFWELLIVSATNLPSDQVSASLLVSVLRESLFSDGGPKTLGYNTVPLSELIGDPAMRLLTRRGVDIRCRTPVSRFLVHQNRLTGMQIGKDIRMLGPEDHVIVTVPPWSFEELFPSTEMNNPMIQNIVRLSRPSPILSVHLWFQEPVPVPMMTGFSEHEMHWVFNRDYMMGRALPAVLPDKKLADFSYSGPLGDFYPGRMISCVVSGARESLEEEDGALIEKARKTVLRLSPGNPGKKLVFARVIRERFATPVFCPGQGMWRPLAHSFLDNLWIAGDMQDTGLPATMEGAVRAGFQAAFEVEKRLERRSREDRKYQPDKGEPS
- a CDS encoding phytoene/squalene synthase family protein; translated protein: MDVRAELPQNDRITRKSLPSDSPVLDLDGFEKARKGIRESTFSVSFFFLDPEARNDLATFYLFCRVVDDIVDETPDKSLAEERLLLWREFFSGETLSEAFPHPLGHDLRDLVHRRRIPLSLFRDILDGMETDLRPVRIPDIEALRRYCYLAAGAVGRACIPIFGGEIEELGEYADSLGEAFQLTNILRDLKSDARRNRIYLPADRMQAYGVSDRDVLEGRLHPGFLRLLEEIWMRADDDYRRAVALLSDRKKWKIMKAARVMEVFYREIHRKIRLSGFDVYRHRIRLSPLLKGWLLLRFWTASFPEGTSKLSSSREDHHG
- the parA gene encoding ParA family partition ATPase; translation: MSGSGNSCPATGPTSGRETGNDRQDRIMIIVVANQKGGCGKTTTAVNLAGALAARGKDVILVDADPQGSAMKWRSLANGTFPLPVVSIPKPVLDQDLPQLDRKYDYVVADTPPGMEEITRSALVCAHTAIIPMQPSPLDLWSGTDIVGLIRRAEILNPHLRTWLLLNRKIQGTRLGKESFEALKEFPYPILKTEIHQRILLAEAIMHGQTITQVAPDSPSAREFRALSVEIVPEA
- a CDS encoding S66 peptidase family protein, whose translation is MDGGIAIRPLLKPDAPLKPGDRLTLVASSLHGVPESYPEGLARLRSKGLEITNGDPEGPPCGPFSADDRTRAERFIGALSEEGSRAVMALRGGYGAIRLLPHLDTLPWRSPRFPIWTGFSDATNLHAYLWHRLNAVTFHGPHPRGLGASEESFNWYWEMVSGKVKAGDFLPLGQADVVRPGEARGRLLGGNLETLAHLSGTPWFPDFDGAILLLEDVDEPMYAIDRALRHLSHLGVFSKIAGLVLGPFSGRPARKDDPAGDVAELLEPLCPSGIPVLKTPLPGHDLPMATWPLNLPVRMTVPSSGQPSLMLLESPFQEG